Proteins encoded within one genomic window of Actinoplanes octamycinicus:
- a CDS encoding nitrate reductase subunit alpha: MLAARRFLTRETVADHGRTLHQVSDNDWDAFYRDRWKYDKVVRSTHGVNCTGSCSWNVFVRDGLITWEHQATDYPTTGPDAPDYEPRGCPRGASFSWYEYSPSRVRHPYLRGTLAEMFREARARLGDPVLAWAEIVETPLKARAYKSQRGRGGFVRASWDEAIEIAAAAHVYTTKTYGPDRVVGFSPIPAMSMASFAAGTRYHALLGGTLLSFYDWYADLPIASPQIWGDQTDVPEAGDWWNATYLMMWGSNIPVTRTPDAHFLAEARYKGTKVVAVSPDYADNVKFADDWLAPHPGTDGALAMAMGHVVLKEFFVDRQVPYFQDYVRKYTDLPFLVTIADGRVDRFLTAADLGDPDGSHKTVLLDSGTGEVVVPNGSLGFRYAEPGRWNLDLGDVVPALGIGGDETVAIELARFDVGDTEGGATVTRRVPVRRVGEHLVTTVYELVLAQYNVGGEDDLHTPAWQERITGVPAALATRIGREFARNAERSHGRSMIVLGAGANQWFHSDMTYRAFISLVTLTGCQGVNGGGWAHYVGQEKARPITGQQHMSFAFDWQRPMRHQASTPFWYLHTDQWRYERVPADELSSPLGTGRFKGMAFADTVAAAQRMGWSPGHPFFNRNPLDLADSAAAAGKPVQDYIVEELRAGRLTPVAEDPDDPANFPRCLTLWRANLLGSSGKGNEYFMRHLLGVEGSATATECGPGERPRDVTWRDEAPVGKLDLLTAIDFRMTNTGLHADLVLPAATWYEKHDISTTDMHPFVHAFSPAVEPAGEAHTDYDTFLALADKVSELAVTHLGTRTDVLAAPLQHDTPDELAMPSGRVRDWKFGECDPVPGRTMPKLITIERDYTQLGAKMRTVGPLLDKLGTTTKAITVDVQPEIDYLKHQNGTIDGRPSLATADRMCEAILALSGTTNGRLAHAGFAELEKRTGQRFTDYIEGHETDRITYADTQDAPQPVFTSPEWSGSEKGGRRYSPFTINVERLKPWHTITGRQHFFVEHDWVAELGEQLPGFRPPLNMARHFGKPGDAVDGGVTVRFLTPHAKWSIHSMYHDNELMLALSRGGPVIWMSVPDAQKIGVRDNDWIEAHNRNGVVVARAVVSHRMPEGTVFQYHSPERTVNVPKAEKSGRRGGYHNSMTRLLIKPTHLAGGHAQLTYAFNYYGPIGSQRDEITVIRRRTQEVEY; the protein is encoded by the coding sequence TTGCTGGCCGCGCGTCGCTTCCTCACCAGGGAGACGGTTGCCGACCACGGCCGCACCCTGCACCAGGTCAGCGACAACGACTGGGACGCGTTCTACCGCGACCGCTGGAAGTACGACAAGGTGGTCCGGTCCACGCACGGCGTGAACTGCACCGGCTCCTGCTCGTGGAACGTGTTCGTCCGGGACGGGCTGATCACCTGGGAGCACCAGGCCACCGACTACCCGACGACCGGCCCGGACGCCCCGGACTACGAGCCCCGCGGGTGCCCGCGCGGCGCCTCCTTCTCCTGGTACGAGTACTCGCCCTCCCGGGTCCGCCATCCCTACCTGCGCGGCACCCTGGCCGAGATGTTCCGGGAGGCCCGTGCGCGGCTCGGCGACCCGGTGCTGGCCTGGGCCGAGATCGTGGAGACCCCGCTCAAGGCGCGCGCCTACAAGTCGCAGCGTGGCCGGGGCGGGTTCGTCCGGGCCAGCTGGGACGAGGCGATCGAGATCGCGGCCGCGGCGCACGTCTACACCACCAAGACCTACGGACCGGACCGCGTGGTCGGCTTCTCGCCGATCCCGGCCATGTCGATGGCCTCGTTCGCGGCCGGCACCCGCTACCACGCGCTGCTCGGCGGCACCCTGCTCAGCTTCTACGACTGGTACGCGGACCTGCCGATCGCCTCTCCGCAGATCTGGGGCGACCAGACCGACGTGCCCGAGGCCGGCGACTGGTGGAACGCGACGTACCTGATGATGTGGGGCTCCAACATCCCGGTCACCCGCACGCCGGACGCGCACTTCCTGGCCGAGGCGCGCTACAAGGGCACCAAGGTCGTCGCGGTCAGCCCGGACTACGCGGACAACGTGAAGTTCGCCGACGACTGGCTGGCGCCGCACCCGGGCACCGACGGCGCCCTCGCGATGGCGATGGGCCACGTGGTGCTGAAGGAGTTCTTCGTCGACCGTCAGGTGCCCTACTTCCAGGACTACGTCCGGAAGTACACCGACCTGCCGTTCCTGGTGACCATCGCGGACGGCCGGGTGGACCGCTTCCTCACCGCCGCTGACCTGGGCGATCCGGACGGATCGCACAAGACGGTGCTCCTGGATTCCGGCACCGGCGAGGTGGTCGTCCCCAACGGTTCGCTCGGTTTCCGGTACGCCGAGCCCGGTCGCTGGAACCTCGACCTCGGCGACGTCGTCCCGGCCCTCGGCATCGGCGGCGACGAGACGGTGGCGATCGAGCTGGCCCGCTTCGACGTCGGTGACACCGAGGGCGGCGCCACGGTCACCCGCCGGGTGCCGGTCCGCCGGGTCGGCGAGCACCTGGTCACCACGGTGTACGAGCTGGTGCTGGCCCAGTACAACGTCGGCGGCGAGGACGACCTGCACACCCCGGCGTGGCAGGAGCGGATCACCGGCGTCCCGGCCGCGCTCGCCACCCGGATCGGCCGCGAGTTCGCCCGCAACGCCGAGCGCAGCCACGGCCGCTCGATGATCGTGCTGGGCGCCGGGGCGAACCAGTGGTTCCACTCCGACATGACCTACCGGGCGTTCATCTCGCTGGTCACGCTGACCGGCTGCCAGGGCGTCAACGGCGGCGGCTGGGCGCACTACGTGGGCCAGGAGAAGGCCCGCCCGATCACCGGCCAGCAGCACATGTCGTTCGCCTTCGACTGGCAGCGCCCGATGCGGCACCAGGCCTCCACCCCGTTCTGGTACCTGCACACCGACCAGTGGCGCTACGAGCGGGTGCCGGCCGACGAGTTGTCCTCGCCGCTGGGCACCGGCCGGTTCAAGGGGATGGCGTTCGCCGACACGGTCGCCGCCGCGCAGCGGATGGGCTGGAGCCCGGGGCACCCGTTCTTCAACCGCAACCCGCTCGACCTGGCGGACTCCGCCGCGGCCGCCGGCAAGCCGGTCCAGGACTACATCGTCGAGGAGCTCCGGGCCGGCCGGCTCACGCCGGTCGCCGAGGACCCGGACGACCCGGCCAACTTCCCGCGCTGCCTCACCCTGTGGCGGGCCAACCTGCTCGGCTCGTCCGGCAAGGGCAACGAGTACTTCATGCGCCACCTGCTCGGCGTCGAGGGCTCGGCGACCGCCACCGAGTGCGGCCCGGGCGAGCGTCCCCGCGACGTCACCTGGCGCGACGAGGCCCCGGTCGGCAAGCTCGACCTGCTCACCGCGATCGACTTCCGGATGACCAACACCGGCCTGCACGCCGACCTGGTCCTGCCGGCCGCCACCTGGTACGAGAAGCACGACATCTCGACCACCGACATGCACCCCTTCGTGCACGCGTTCAGCCCGGCGGTGGAGCCGGCCGGCGAGGCGCACACCGACTACGACACCTTCCTGGCCCTGGCCGACAAGGTCAGCGAGCTGGCCGTGACCCACCTCGGCACCCGGACCGACGTGCTCGCGGCGCCGCTGCAGCACGACACCCCGGACGAGCTGGCGATGCCGAGCGGCCGGGTCCGGGACTGGAAGTTCGGCGAGTGCGACCCGGTGCCGGGCCGCACGATGCCGAAGCTGATCACGATCGAGCGGGACTACACCCAGCTCGGCGCGAAGATGCGGACGGTCGGGCCGCTCCTCGACAAGCTCGGCACCACGACCAAGGCGATCACCGTCGACGTGCAGCCCGAGATCGACTACTTGAAGCACCAGAACGGCACGATCGACGGCCGTCCGTCGCTCGCCACCGCCGACCGGATGTGCGAGGCGATCCTGGCCCTCTCCGGCACCACCAACGGGCGGCTGGCGCACGCCGGCTTCGCCGAGCTGGAGAAGCGGACCGGCCAGCGGTTCACCGATTACATCGAGGGCCACGAGACCGACCGGATCACCTACGCCGACACCCAGGACGCGCCGCAGCCGGTCTTCACCAGCCCGGAGTGGTCCGGCTCGGAGAAGGGCGGGCGCCGCTACTCGCCGTTCACGATCAACGTGGAGCGGCTCAAGCCGTGGCACACGATCACCGGCCGGCAGCACTTCTTCGTCGAGCACGACTGGGTCGCCGAGCTGGGCGAGCAGCTGCCCGGGTTCCGGCCGCCGCTGAACATGGCCCGGCACTTCGGCAAGCCGGGCGACGCGGTCGACGGCGGGGTGACCGTACGGTTCCTGACCCCGCACGCCAAGTGGTCGATCCACTCGATGTACCACGACAACGAGCTGATGCTCGCGCTGTCCCGCGGCGGACCGGTGATCTGGATGAGCGTCCCGGACGCCCAGAAGATCGGGGTCCGGGACAACGACTGGATCGAGGCGCACAACCGCAACGGCGTCGTGGTGGCGCGGGCCGTGGTCAGCCACCGGATGCCGGAGGGCACGGTCTTCCAGTACCACTCGCCGGAACGCACGGTGAACGTCCCCAAGGCGGAGAAGTCCGGCAGGCGCGGCGGTTACCACAACTCGATGACCCGGCTGCTGATCAAGCCGACCCATCTGGCCGGTGGGCACGCCCAGCTCACCTACGCCTTCAACTACTACGGCCCGATCGGCAGCCAGCGCGACGAGATCACCGTGATCCGCCGCCGTACGCAGGAGGTTGAGTACTGA
- the narH gene encoding nitrate reductase subunit beta has translation MRIRAQMAMVMNLDKCIGCHTCSVTCKQTWTNREGTEYVWFNNVETKPGIGYPKHYEDQERWKGGWKLDKKGRLTLRSGGRLARLGHIFANPDLPSIDDYYEPATFDKDILVNAPGGLTDTPVKKPYSKLTGEPMAITWGANWEDSLGGDTAREDPNLRHLADKVTFEFEKTFLFHLPRICEHCLNPACVSACPSGAMYKREEDGIVLVDQDRCRGWRMCVSACPYKKVYVNHATGKAEKCTFCFPRLEAGQPTICSETCVGRLRYLGLLWYDEDAVLAAAGVENEADLLDAQRSVFLDPADPAVQRAARDAGMPEDWIEAAAHSPVWKLIGEYRIALPLHPEYRTLPMVWYVPPLSPVLDAAGAAGRDDTDADDIFHTIRDLRIPVEYLAELFTAGDAEVAAGVLMKLAGMRAYMRTRTLDGTVAQELLDGIGMTAEQVEAMYRLLAIAKYDERYVIPVAHTKQAAELEAQATAQNDCSLDCSGGPGMGGPAEDFHLVKSDGRRRLSINPLRGRA, from the coding sequence ATGCGGATCCGCGCCCAGATGGCGATGGTGATGAACCTCGACAAGTGCATCGGCTGCCACACCTGCTCGGTCACCTGCAAGCAGACCTGGACCAACCGGGAGGGCACCGAGTACGTCTGGTTCAACAACGTCGAGACCAAGCCCGGCATCGGGTACCCGAAGCACTACGAGGACCAGGAGCGCTGGAAGGGCGGCTGGAAACTCGACAAGAAGGGCCGGCTGACGCTGCGCTCCGGCGGCCGGCTGGCCCGGCTCGGGCACATCTTCGCCAACCCGGACCTGCCGTCCATCGACGACTACTACGAGCCGGCCACCTTCGACAAGGACATCCTGGTCAACGCGCCGGGCGGGCTGACCGACACCCCGGTGAAGAAGCCCTACTCGAAGCTCACCGGCGAGCCGATGGCGATCACCTGGGGCGCGAACTGGGAGGACTCGCTCGGCGGCGACACCGCGCGGGAGGACCCGAACCTGCGCCACCTCGCCGACAAGGTCACGTTCGAGTTCGAGAAGACGTTCCTGTTCCACCTGCCCCGGATCTGCGAGCACTGCCTCAACCCGGCCTGCGTCTCGGCCTGCCCGTCCGGCGCGATGTACAAGCGCGAGGAGGACGGCATCGTCCTGGTCGACCAGGACCGCTGCCGCGGCTGGCGGATGTGCGTCTCGGCCTGCCCGTACAAGAAGGTCTACGTCAACCACGCCACCGGCAAGGCGGAGAAGTGCACGTTCTGCTTCCCGCGCCTGGAGGCGGGGCAGCCGACGATCTGCTCGGAGACGTGCGTCGGCCGGCTGCGCTACCTCGGCCTGCTCTGGTACGACGAGGACGCGGTGCTCGCCGCGGCCGGCGTGGAGAACGAAGCGGACCTGCTGGACGCCCAGCGGTCGGTCTTCCTCGACCCGGCCGACCCGGCGGTGCAGCGGGCCGCCCGGGACGCCGGGATGCCGGAGGACTGGATCGAGGCGGCCGCCCACTCGCCGGTCTGGAAGCTGATCGGCGAGTACCGGATCGCGCTGCCGCTGCACCCGGAGTACCGGACGCTGCCGATGGTCTGGTACGTGCCGCCGCTGTCCCCGGTGCTGGACGCGGCCGGGGCCGCCGGGCGCGACGACACCGACGCCGACGACATCTTCCACACCATCCGTGACCTGCGGATCCCGGTCGAGTACCTGGCCGAGCTGTTCACCGCCGGGGACGCCGAGGTGGCCGCCGGGGTGCTGATGAAACTGGCCGGGATGCGGGCCTACATGCGGACCCGGACCCTGGACGGGACGGTCGCGCAGGAGCTGCTCGACGGGATCGGGATGACGGCCGAGCAGGTCGAGGCGATGTACCGGCTGCTCGCCATCGCCAAGTACGACGAGCGCTACGTGATCCCGGTCGCGCACACCAAGCAGGCCGCCGAGCTGGAGGCCCAGGCGACCGCGCAGAACGACTGCTCGCTGGACTGCTCGGGCGGGCCCGGCATGGGTGGGCCGGCCGAGGACTTCCACCTGGTCAAGTCGGACGGCCGCCGCCGGCTGAGCATCAACCCGCTGCGGGGGCGGGCATGA
- the narJ gene encoding nitrate reductase molybdenum cofactor assembly chaperone — MSAPDRARIFQLASLLLTYPDAELLGAGSELRAAAAEIEDRRARTLFTEFLDWCLTQSPIEAQRHYVQTFDLRRKSGLYLTYYLHGDTRKRGMALLMLKQRYRAHGLRLAGGELPDLLPVVLEFAATAGPGDGEAPLRQHRQGLELLRAALGETLTPYAKVLEAVCAVLPQLSDADRAALAALAFDGPPVETVGLDAVGRGPALAPRGPDLAPYATCGTAEVSR, encoded by the coding sequence ATGAGCGCCCCGGACCGCGCGCGGATCTTCCAGCTCGCCTCGCTGCTGCTCACCTACCCGGACGCCGAGCTGCTCGGGGCCGGCTCGGAGCTGCGGGCCGCCGCTGCGGAGATCGAGGACCGGCGGGCGCGGACGCTGTTCACCGAGTTCCTCGACTGGTGTCTCACGCAGAGCCCGATCGAGGCGCAGCGGCACTACGTGCAGACGTTCGACCTGCGGCGGAAGTCCGGGCTGTACCTGACGTACTACCTGCACGGCGACACCCGGAAGCGGGGGATGGCGCTGCTCATGCTCAAGCAGCGGTACCGGGCGCACGGACTGCGGCTGGCCGGCGGCGAACTGCCCGACCTGCTGCCGGTGGTGCTGGAGTTCGCCGCGACGGCCGGGCCGGGGGACGGGGAGGCGCCGCTGCGGCAGCATCGGCAAGGGCTGGAGCTGCTGCGGGCGGCGCTGGGGGAGACGCTCACGCCGTACGCCAAAGTCCTGGAAGCCGTGTGTGCCGTCCTGCCGCAACTCTCCGATGCCGACCGTGCCGCCCTCGCGGCCCTCGCCTTCGACGGCCCGCCCGTCGAGACCGTCGGTCTCGACGCGGTCGGCCGCGGGCCGGCCCTCGCCCCTCGCGGGCCGGACCTCGCCCCCTATGCCACCTGCGGAACCGCGGAGGTCTCCCGATGA
- the narI gene encoding respiratory nitrate reductase subunit gamma, whose product MNTLVWVVLPYACLAVFVAGHVWRWRHDQFGWTTHTSQLLESRLLRLGSPMFHLGAFGVIGGHAMGLLVPASLTETLGIPEHLYHQVAVWGGTVTGIVMVAGLALLIARRFVSGRVRRVTTRMDKVLYVFLAAMVVLGMTATVGENLLGSGYDYRETIAVWFRGVFWFQPHTELMTGAPLVYQLHAIGGFLFLALWPFTRLVHVWSAPLAYLWRPYVVYRARRGPVPAGPPAPAVVRDAARPAAR is encoded by the coding sequence ATGAACACCCTGGTCTGGGTGGTGCTGCCGTATGCCTGCCTGGCCGTCTTCGTGGCCGGGCACGTCTGGCGGTGGCGTCATGATCAGTTCGGCTGGACCACGCACACCAGCCAGCTGCTGGAGAGCCGGCTGCTGCGGCTCGGATCGCCGATGTTCCACCTCGGCGCGTTCGGGGTGATCGGCGGGCACGCGATGGGCCTGCTCGTCCCGGCCTCGCTGACCGAGACGCTGGGCATCCCCGAGCACCTCTACCACCAGGTCGCGGTCTGGGGCGGCACGGTCACCGGCATCGTCATGGTGGCCGGGCTGGCGCTGCTGATCGCGCGGCGGTTCGTCAGCGGCCGGGTCCGCCGGGTCACCACCCGGATGGACAAGGTGCTCTACGTCTTCCTGGCCGCCATGGTGGTGCTCGGGATGACCGCGACCGTGGGCGAGAACCTGCTCGGCTCCGGCTACGACTACCGGGAGACGATCGCGGTCTGGTTCCGCGGCGTCTTCTGGTTCCAGCCGCACACCGAGCTGATGACCGGCGCGCCGCTGGTCTACCAGCTGCACGCGATCGGCGGGTTCCTGTTCCTGGCGCTCTGGCCGTTCACCCGGCTGGTGCACGTCTGGTCGGCGCCGCTCGCCTACCTCTGGCGGCCCTACGTCGTCTACCGCGCCCGGCGCGGGCCGGTGCCGGCCGGGCCGCCGGCGCCCGCTGTGGTCCGGGACGCCGCGCGGCCGGCTGCCCGCTGA
- a CDS encoding isochorismatase family protein: MTTLSDRPGTALLVIDVQRGVLEDAFNRDAVIANIAALVERARFEQVPVVWVQHSDEENLPLHSPQWEYVAELPQADGEPVVHKKYGDAFEATDLEERLAERRVGRLVVTGASSDACIRSTIHGAFTRGYDVTLVSDAHTTGDLSKWGAPSPELVVAHTNLYWDYTSAPGRTAGTAPTAGVSFAAG, encoded by the coding sequence ATGACGACTCTGTCCGACCGGCCCGGCACCGCGTTGCTCGTCATCGACGTGCAGCGCGGCGTGCTGGAGGACGCGTTCAACCGGGACGCCGTGATCGCCAACATCGCCGCCCTGGTGGAGCGGGCCCGCTTCGAGCAGGTCCCGGTGGTCTGGGTGCAACACTCCGACGAGGAGAACCTGCCGCTGCACAGCCCCCAGTGGGAGTATGTGGCGGAGCTGCCCCAGGCCGACGGCGAGCCGGTGGTGCACAAGAAATACGGGGACGCCTTCGAGGCCACCGACCTCGAGGAGCGGCTCGCCGAGCGGCGGGTCGGCCGGCTCGTGGTGACCGGCGCGTCCTCCGACGCCTGCATCCGCTCGACCATCCACGGCGCCTTCACCCGGGGCTATGACGTGACGCTGGTCAGCGACGCGCACACCACCGGGGACCTGAGCAAGTGGGGCGCGCCCAGCCCGGAGCTGGTGGTCGCGCACACCAACCTGTACTGGGACTACACGAGCGCGCCCGGCCGCACCGCCGGGACGGCGCCGACTGCGGGGGTCAGCTTCGCCGCCGGATGA
- a CDS encoding carboxymuconolactone decarboxylase family protein encodes MDDAYLPQVYQQFLGRFPEVAEAQGALAQVVRERSPFDPRTDRLLRLAMAIGAQAEGAVRSNVRKALEHGATLDEVRAVALGAITTCGFPTAIAAMGWIEEVAEAQ; translated from the coding sequence ATGGACGACGCCTACCTGCCCCAGGTCTATCAGCAGTTCCTCGGCCGCTTCCCGGAGGTGGCCGAGGCGCAGGGCGCGCTCGCGCAGGTGGTGCGCGAGCGCAGCCCGTTCGATCCGCGCACCGATCGGCTGCTCCGGCTGGCCATGGCGATCGGGGCGCAGGCCGAGGGCGCGGTGCGCTCCAACGTCCGCAAGGCGCTCGAGCACGGCGCCACGCTGGACGAGGTGCGGGCGGTGGCCCTGGGCGCGATCACCACGTGTGGTTTCCCCACCGCGATCGCCGCGATGGGCTGGATAGAGGAAGTCGCAGAGGCACAGTGA
- a CDS encoding class I SAM-dependent methyltransferase translates to MAAQGHDLVGEARLVDTMVPRGARILDAGCGPGRIGGHLATLGHEVTGVDLDPELIAAAVADHPGPEWLVGDLSQLELPGPPFDAIVCAGNVMTFAAPGSRVEILRRFARHLAPTGRAAIGFGAGRGYSFDEFLADVAAASLTADLLLSTWDLRPLTPESDFLVALLRHP, encoded by the coding sequence ATGGCCGCCCAGGGGCACGACCTGGTCGGTGAGGCCCGCCTCGTCGACACCATGGTGCCGCGCGGGGCGCGGATCCTGGACGCCGGCTGCGGGCCCGGCCGGATCGGCGGCCACCTGGCGACGCTCGGGCATGAGGTGACCGGCGTCGACCTGGACCCGGAGCTGATCGCCGCGGCCGTCGCCGACCATCCCGGGCCGGAGTGGCTGGTCGGCGACCTCTCCCAGCTGGAGTTGCCCGGGCCGCCGTTCGACGCGATCGTCTGCGCCGGGAACGTGATGACCTTCGCGGCTCCGGGCAGCCGGGTCGAGATCCTCCGGCGCTTCGCCCGGCACCTGGCGCCCACCGGGCGGGCGGCGATCGGCTTCGGCGCCGGCCGGGGCTACTCCTTCGACGAATTCCTGGCGGACGTCGCGGCGGCCAGCCTCACCGCGGACCTGCTGCTGAGCACGTGGGACCTGCGGCCCCTCACCCCGGAGTCGGACTTCCTGGTCGCGCTGCTCCGCCATCCCTGA
- a CDS encoding MFS transporter has translation MSTTVARAAGVAGETAPRTARRGLMLALATIGFAVNFWAWALLSPLAAKFQAALGLSSFQQALLVAVPVVVGSLGRIPVGALTDRFGGRVMFPLVSLATVVPVLFLGLVGHDSLTALLVGGFFLGIGGTAFAVGVPFVNAWFPPERRGLAVGIFGAGMGGTAISALTTVRLVTVGSTATPFILTAIMLVAYAVVAWLLLRDAPGRVVPTAPLTQRLGATLRLRVTWQASALYAVAFGGYVAFSVYLPAYLKTAYTLTPADAANRMAGFVLLAVVMRPVGGWLADRFAASRVLAVALGVVVLGAVAQAFTPGLAPIGTVAFLAMAAALGAGSGATFALVAQLAPAQQVGSVTGVVGAAGGLGGFVPPLVMGMIYGHFQSYALGLALLGVVALAALLLDILSVGRRSAAAQP, from the coding sequence ATGAGCACAACCGTGGCCCGGGCGGCAGGCGTCGCCGGCGAGACGGCACCGCGGACGGCGCGGCGAGGGTTGATGCTGGCGCTGGCGACGATCGGGTTCGCCGTGAACTTCTGGGCGTGGGCGCTGCTCAGCCCGCTGGCCGCGAAGTTCCAGGCGGCGCTCGGACTGAGCTCGTTCCAGCAGGCGCTGCTGGTCGCGGTGCCGGTCGTGGTCGGGTCGCTGGGCCGGATCCCGGTCGGGGCGCTGACCGACCGGTTCGGCGGACGGGTCATGTTCCCGCTCGTCTCGCTCGCCACCGTGGTCCCGGTGCTCTTCCTCGGCCTGGTCGGCCACGACTCGCTCACCGCGCTGCTGGTCGGCGGCTTCTTCCTGGGCATCGGTGGAACGGCCTTCGCGGTCGGCGTCCCGTTCGTGAACGCCTGGTTCCCGCCGGAGCGCCGCGGTCTCGCGGTCGGCATCTTCGGCGCCGGCATGGGTGGCACCGCGATCAGCGCGCTCACCACCGTCCGGCTGGTGACCGTGGGCAGCACCGCCACCCCGTTCATCCTGACCGCGATCATGCTGGTCGCCTACGCCGTCGTCGCCTGGCTGCTGCTGCGGGACGCGCCCGGCCGGGTCGTTCCGACGGCGCCGCTGACCCAGCGGCTCGGCGCCACCCTGCGGCTGCGGGTCACCTGGCAGGCGTCGGCGCTCTACGCGGTCGCCTTCGGCGGGTACGTCGCCTTCTCGGTCTACCTGCCGGCCTACCTGAAGACCGCCTACACCCTGACCCCGGCCGACGCGGCCAACCGGATGGCCGGGTTCGTGCTGCTCGCCGTCGTGATGCGGCCGGTCGGCGGCTGGCTGGCCGACCGGTTCGCGGCCAGCCGGGTGCTCGCGGTGGCCCTCGGCGTGGTGGTCCTCGGCGCGGTCGCCCAGGCCTTCACCCCGGGCCTGGCCCCGATCGGCACGGTCGCCTTCCTGGCCATGGCCGCCGCGCTCGGCGCCGGCAGCGGTGCGACCTTCGCCCTGGTCGCCCAGCTCGCCCCGGCCCAGCAGGTCGGCTCGGTCACCGGCGTGGTCGGCGCGGCCGGCGGTCTCGGCGGCTTCGTCCCGCCGCTGGTGATGGGCATGATCTACGGCCACTTCCAGTCCTACGCCCTGGGCCTCGCCCTGCTCGGCGTGGTCGCCCTGGCCGCCCTGCTCCTGGACATCCTGTCGGTCGGCCGCCGCTCGGCCGCCGCTCAGCCCTGA